The following proteins are co-located in the Flectobacillus major DSM 103 genome:
- the mutY gene encoding A/G-specific adenine glycosylase codes for MENNFFSQKLINWYNSCKRDLPWRNTRNPYYIWLSEVILQQTRVVQGMPYYYKFIEAFPTVFDLAKADEAEVLRLWQGLGYYSRARNLHATAKIVVEQFGGIFPDSYEKLLTLKGVGTYTAAAIASFAYDENVAVLDGNVYRVLARVFGIETDISGNDAKKVFSEWANTLLPEKNASTHNQAIMEFGAVQCTPGMPSACMFCIFADQCVARSEGKQTILPVKTKKVKVRERFFHYIVVEQQQRFLMNKRINKDIWEGMFDFYLIEATELMGLEKLLEKNEFLSQLLQHGLIESESALYTHILTHQRIQTKFWYIKLNADFSLNLPENIQFYSLDEVEALPKSTLINNYLTQNMGIIS; via the coding sequence TTGGAAAATAATTTTTTCTCTCAAAAACTCATCAATTGGTACAATTCATGTAAAAGGGATTTGCCTTGGCGAAATACTCGTAACCCTTATTATATATGGCTTTCGGAAGTAATTTTGCAGCAAACCCGAGTTGTACAGGGAATGCCCTATTATTATAAGTTTATAGAAGCGTTTCCTACGGTATTTGATTTGGCCAAAGCCGACGAAGCCGAAGTGCTTAGGCTTTGGCAAGGGCTTGGGTATTATTCGCGTGCACGCAATTTGCATGCTACCGCCAAAATAGTAGTCGAACAGTTTGGGGGGATCTTCCCTGATTCTTATGAAAAGCTCTTAACTTTGAAGGGGGTAGGTACATACACCGCAGCAGCTATAGCCTCTTTTGCCTATGACGAAAACGTGGCCGTTTTAGACGGCAATGTGTATCGTGTATTGGCAAGGGTTTTTGGTATTGAAACCGATATTTCGGGAAATGATGCTAAAAAAGTTTTTTCGGAATGGGCCAACACACTATTGCCTGAAAAAAACGCTAGTACACACAACCAAGCCATCATGGAGTTTGGAGCGGTACAGTGTACCCCAGGTATGCCCTCTGCTTGTATGTTTTGTATTTTTGCAGATCAATGTGTAGCTCGCTCTGAGGGAAAACAAACGATATTACCTGTCAAAACTAAAAAGGTAAAAGTACGTGAGCGGTTTTTTCATTATATTGTAGTAGAACAACAACAGCGATTTTTGATGAACAAGCGTATCAATAAGGATATTTGGGAAGGAATGTTTGATTTTTACCTTATAGAAGCTACCGAGTTGATGGGCCTCGAAAAATTACTCGAAAAAAATGAGTTCTTATCTCAGCTCCTTCAGCATGGCTTAATCGAAAGTGAATCAGCTCTTTATACGCATATTTTAACACATCAAAGAATCCAGACAAAGTTTTGGTATATAAAACTTAATGCAGACTTTTCTCTAAATTTGCCAGAGAATATACAGTTTTATTCGCTCGATGAGGTAGAGGCTTTACCTAAATCTACCTTGATAAACAACTACTTAACTCAAAATATGGGTATTATATCTTAA
- a CDS encoding HU family DNA-binding protein, whose translation MTKADVIAEIADKTGIDKADVSSTLESFFTVVKDNLADGEPIYVRGFGSFVNKKRAKKVARNISKNTSIVIDEHFIPSFKPAKIFVEQVKTNAK comes from the coding sequence GTGACAAAAGCAGACGTAATCGCAGAAATCGCAGACAAGACGGGCATTGACAAAGCAGATGTATCAAGTACTTTAGAGTCATTCTTCACAGTAGTTAAAGATAATTTGGCTGATGGAGAACCTATTTATGTACGTGGATTCGGTAGCTTCGTGAACAAGAAAAGAGCTAAGAAAGTTGCTCGTAACATCTCGAAAAACACTTCAATTGTGATTGACGAGCATTTTATCCCTAGCTTCAAACCTGCTAAAATCTTTGTTGAGCAAGTTAAAACTAACGCTAAGTAA
- a CDS encoding tetratricopeptide repeat protein: MQKSFILIIVVAIGTVGALYSLPKVVVSDEKKTLEQPSQVATANRDKAVQPTETHTDTDEDHGSALTPQQSKVVDELRAKFLGSSDKKGKIELANKLVASFTEFTKYDSAAYYAEEVVKLDASESNIMKAADLYYEAFTYAVDNGKSAKMGEKARALYQDVLNKNPDNLLAKTNMAMTYVSTSTPMQGIMLLREVIAKEPEFEPALFNLGILSIRSNQFGKAVERFKQILKINPANAKAALNLGYCLAELDRNEEARKILEKVLANTKDPQEKAAANEILSKLK; this comes from the coding sequence ATGCAAAAGTCTTTTATCCTCATAATTGTGGTTGCGATTGGTACAGTTGGTGCATTGTACAGCCTTCCCAAAGTAGTAGTCAGCGATGAGAAAAAGACGCTTGAACAACCTTCTCAAGTGGCTACTGCAAATAGGGACAAGGCGGTTCAGCCAACTGAAACGCATACTGACACCGACGAAGACCATGGTAGTGCTCTAACACCACAGCAATCAAAAGTTGTGGATGAATTAAGGGCCAAGTTCTTGGGTAGTTCTGACAAGAAAGGTAAAATCGAGCTAGCAAACAAGCTTGTTGCAAGTTTCACAGAATTTACAAAGTATGATAGTGCTGCATATTATGCAGAAGAAGTAGTAAAGTTAGATGCCTCGGAAAGTAATATCATGAAAGCGGCTGATTTATATTATGAAGCTTTCACGTATGCTGTAGACAATGGTAAAAGTGCTAAAATGGGGGAAAAAGCTAGAGCTCTTTATCAAGATGTTTTGAATAAAAACCCTGATAACCTCTTGGCCAAAACCAATATGGCTATGACTTATGTATCAACTTCTACCCCCATGCAGGGTATTATGTTGTTGAGAGAAGTAATTGCCAAAGAACCAGAATTTGAACCAGCATTGTTCAACTTAGGTATATTGTCGATTAGGTCAAATCAGTTTGGAAAAGCGGTAGAACGTTTCAAACAAATTCTTAAAATTAACCCTGCCAATGCTAAGGCTGCCTTAAATTTAGGATATTGTTTAGCCGAACTTGACCGAAACGAAGAAGCTCGGAAAATTCTTGAGAAAGTACTAGCCAACACTAAAGATCCTCAGGAAAAAGCTGCAGCAAACGAAATTTTATCAAAATTAAAATAA
- a CDS encoding Rne/Rng family ribonuclease translates to MSNELIINSTPKGDRIALLQDKRIVEYHLEESEPHFSVGDIYLGTVKKMVTGLNAAFIDIGYEKDAFLHYHDLGPNVNSLNKFTKDVIAGRLNSGRLDNFKLEPEIDKHDKIDKVLGKNTPILVQVVKEPISTKGPRLSCDISIAGRFTVLVPFSNGVNISKKITAKSERQRLHKLMSSIKPANFGVIVRTVAEGKDVDELDKDLKESLAKWDLGMKALRSAKPRDKVIGEMSRATSMLRDLLNENFDSVIVDTPELFQEARAYVQHIAPEKERIVKLHQGKTKVFEQYGIEKQLKMLFGRSVSLPAGGYLIIEHTEALHVIDVNSGNKSNSEEDQEATAVSVNIEAAKEIARQLRLRDMGGIIVIDFIDMKKAENKKLIHDIMKEEMKSDRSKYTILPLTKFGLMQITRQRVRPEMNVVTAENCPTCGGTGKITASIIVSDVIEHHLEHIVSKQNEKKPTIVLHPFLYAYFTKGLFSRRLKWYFQYKTWVNLIQDSSFGVTDFKFHNNHGEEIELNG, encoded by the coding sequence GTGAGTAACGAATTAATTATCAATTCGACTCCCAAAGGTGACCGCATTGCTCTTTTGCAAGACAAAAGGATTGTGGAGTATCACTTAGAGGAGTCCGAGCCACACTTTTCTGTAGGGGATATCTATCTCGGAACAGTAAAGAAGATGGTGACGGGATTGAATGCGGCCTTTATCGACATTGGTTATGAAAAAGATGCTTTCTTGCACTACCATGACCTTGGGCCCAATGTCAATTCCTTGAATAAATTCACCAAAGATGTTATCGCTGGAAGGCTTAATTCTGGAAGATTAGACAACTTTAAACTTGAACCCGAAATAGATAAACACGACAAAATCGACAAGGTTTTGGGCAAAAATACGCCTATCCTTGTACAAGTTGTGAAAGAACCTATTTCGACCAAAGGCCCCCGATTGTCGTGCGATATTTCAATTGCTGGACGATTTACGGTTCTTGTACCTTTTTCTAATGGAGTCAATATTTCAAAGAAAATTACAGCTAAATCTGAAAGACAAAGATTACACAAATTGATGTCGTCGATTAAACCTGCTAATTTCGGTGTTATTGTTAGAACTGTTGCTGAAGGTAAAGACGTAGATGAGCTTGATAAAGATTTGAAGGAATCTTTGGCTAAATGGGATTTGGGAATGAAGGCTTTGAGGTCGGCCAAACCTCGTGACAAAGTCATTGGTGAAATGAGCCGTGCTACGTCGATGCTCAGAGATTTATTGAACGAAAATTTTGATAGTGTTATCGTTGATACACCAGAATTGTTTCAAGAAGCCCGAGCTTATGTACAGCATATTGCTCCAGAAAAAGAACGAATCGTAAAACTTCACCAAGGTAAAACCAAGGTTTTTGAACAATACGGTATCGAAAAACAACTCAAAATGCTCTTTGGCCGCTCAGTAAGCTTACCTGCTGGGGGCTATTTGATTATTGAACACACCGAAGCGTTGCATGTAATTGATGTTAACTCGGGCAATAAATCAAATAGCGAAGAAGACCAAGAAGCTACCGCCGTGAGTGTCAATATTGAGGCTGCCAAAGAAATTGCTCGTCAATTAAGATTGCGTGATATGGGCGGTATTATCGTTATCGACTTCATCGACATGAAGAAAGCTGAAAACAAAAAGCTGATCCATGATATTATGAAGGAGGAAATGAAGTCTGACCGTTCTAAATACACAATTCTTCCACTAACCAAGTTTGGCTTGATGCAAATCACCAGGCAGAGGGTTCGGCCAGAAATGAATGTTGTGACGGCCGAAAACTGCCCAACTTGCGGAGGAACTGGCAAAATCACTGCTAGCATTATTGTTTCTGATGTAATAGAACATCACTTAGAACATATTGTTAGTAAACAAAACGAAAAGAAACCCACTATTGTATTACATCCATTTTTGTATGCTTACTTTACAAAAGGGCTTTTTTCTCGTAGATTAAAATGGTATTTTCAATACAAAACTTGGGTAAACCTTATTCAGGATAGCTCATTTGGCGTTACCGATTTCAAGTTTCATAACAACCACGGAGAAGAAATAGAACTCAATGGTTAG
- a CDS encoding AAA family ATPase: MSFKTHRNYWWLNVNPKIGSLDSMRFNQAQLFASHNEFGNKRRIYKNFGSVQKGDLMIGYESTPIKQIKAILEITEPLHFDPQFGETIGFTIKDKIPQPIEWAELKQIHFFKDSEILKNNQGSLFKLTEDEFEAIQAMIDLQKESSHRENIVIPYEKNDALTDLFLNDDKFDDIIDTLRYKKNIILQGPPGVGKTFLAKKLAYTLIGTQDDSRLKMVQFHQSYSYEDFIQGLRPDGDGGFKLKNGIFYEFCRLAQRNAGIDHFFIIDEINRGNLSRIFGELLLLIESDKRGRANEIPLTYGDKDSEAFSVPENLHIIGTMNTADRSLAIIDYALRRRFAFITLEPLFNSKFKNYLNSQGLDNAFIDRIIEKLTALNQIISQDRNLQKSFQIGHSYFTNFPMGENPQKWYKRIIQLEIAPLLEEYWFDQHEKAEEAINDLLAIA, from the coding sequence ATGTCTTTCAAAACTCACAGAAATTATTGGTGGCTTAATGTCAATCCCAAAATAGGGTCTCTTGATTCAATGCGTTTTAATCAAGCTCAGCTTTTTGCCTCGCACAATGAGTTTGGCAATAAACGTCGTATTTACAAAAATTTTGGAAGTGTTCAAAAAGGGGATTTAATGATTGGTTATGAATCAACTCCTATCAAGCAAATAAAGGCTATTCTCGAAATTACTGAGCCGTTGCATTTCGACCCTCAATTTGGTGAAACGATTGGCTTTACCATTAAAGACAAAATTCCTCAACCTATCGAATGGGCTGAACTCAAACAAATTCATTTTTTTAAAGACTCCGAAATCCTCAAAAATAACCAAGGAAGTTTATTTAAACTTACCGAAGATGAATTTGAGGCTATTCAGGCTATGATAGACCTCCAGAAGGAATCTAGCCACCGTGAAAATATTGTGATTCCTTATGAAAAAAATGATGCTCTTACCGACTTGTTTCTCAACGATGATAAATTTGATGACATTATAGATACTCTTCGCTATAAAAAGAATATCATTTTGCAAGGCCCTCCTGGTGTCGGAAAAACCTTTCTTGCCAAAAAATTGGCCTATACGCTTATTGGTACACAAGACGACTCTCGGCTAAAGATGGTACAATTTCACCAGTCATATTCTTACGAGGATTTCATCCAAGGGCTTCGTCCCGACGGTGATGGTGGCTTTAAGCTCAAAAATGGTATTTTCTACGAATTTTGCCGATTAGCTCAACGCAATGCTGGTATCGACCATTTTTTTATTATTGATGAAATCAATCGGGGAAATTTGAGCCGTATTTTTGGAGAACTCCTTTTACTCATTGAATCAGATAAGCGAGGGCGAGCCAATGAAATTCCTTTGACTTATGGCGACAAAGATTCTGAGGCGTTTTCTGTACCTGAAAATCTCCATATTATTGGTACAATGAATACCGCCGACCGCTCTTTGGCCATTATCGACTATGCTCTTCGGCGTAGGTTTGCATTTATTACCCTAGAACCGCTATTTAATAGCAAGTTCAAAAACTACCTTAATAGTCAGGGTTTAGACAACGCTTTTATTGATAGGATTATCGAAAAATTGACCGCTCTTAATCAAATAATCAGTCAAGACCGCAACCTCCAAAAAAGCTTTCAGATTGGTCATAGCTACTTTACCAATTTTCCGATGGGAGAAAACCCTCAAAAATGGTACAAACGCATTATTCAACTCGAAATAGCCCCGTTACTAGAAGAATACTGGTTTGACCAACACGAAAAAGCTGAAGAAGCTATCAATGATTTACTGGCAATAGCCTAA
- a CDS encoding 5-methylcytosine restriction system specificity protein McrC has protein sequence MIPIENIYFLLCYAWNRLEQRNLVLAGTAGQKDIYELLCSVLLKEIKVLWQKGYFSHYNDKLHYFQGIKGKINLNQSLLANAFPKGYAYCEFDEYSSNILVNQVLKTSLIRLTRIASIPATLHRELQLEVRKLSQVDEIQLHQDIFPRAFLQCQRDTTYTFLLHICELLFTQSMISEKGDEILFRDFFQDEKKMAYLFEDFTRNFYKIELKGVRVFRERLHWQLEGEQKNYLPKMQTDISMLFISGRKIIIDTKYYTQTLSSYFSTEKIHTENLYQLFAYLKNQSDPHAEGILLYPTVKQHLSLRYSYESHQIRVETINLAQPWQAIHSDLLKIVEENTNPSGILPKGLSIKKIL, from the coding sequence ATGATACCTATCGAAAATATTTATTTTCTACTTTGTTATGCTTGGAACCGACTCGAACAACGAAATCTGGTATTGGCAGGCACAGCTGGACAAAAAGATATTTATGAATTGTTGTGCTCGGTATTACTCAAAGAAATCAAAGTACTTTGGCAAAAAGGCTACTTTAGCCACTACAACGACAAGCTGCATTATTTTCAAGGTATCAAAGGCAAAATTAATCTCAATCAGTCGCTTCTCGCAAATGCGTTCCCCAAAGGATATGCCTATTGTGAGTTTGACGAATATTCGTCCAATATATTAGTCAATCAGGTACTAAAAACAAGCCTTATTAGGCTTACACGTATTGCCAGTATTCCAGCAACCTTGCACCGTGAGTTACAATTAGAAGTTAGAAAGTTGTCGCAAGTAGATGAAATTCAGTTGCACCAAGACATTTTCCCTAGGGCTTTTTTACAGTGCCAGCGAGACACCACTTATACTTTTTTATTGCATATCTGTGAGCTATTATTTACCCAAAGTATGATTTCAGAAAAAGGTGATGAAATTTTATTTCGAGATTTCTTCCAAGATGAAAAGAAAATGGCCTATTTATTTGAAGACTTCACCCGTAATTTCTACAAAATAGAACTCAAAGGTGTTCGTGTGTTTCGGGAAAGGCTACACTGGCAACTAGAAGGAGAACAGAAGAATTATTTGCCCAAAATGCAAACCGATATTAGTATGCTCTTTATTTCTGGCAGAAAAATTATTATCGACACCAAATATTACACCCAAACCCTAAGTAGCTATTTCAGTACAGAAAAAATCCATACAGAAAATCTTTACCAGCTTTTTGCTTATCTCAAAAATCAATCCGACCCCCACGCTGAAGGAATTTTATTATACCCTACCGTAAAGCAACATTTGAGTCTGAGGTATTCCTACGAATCACATCAAATCAGGGTAGAAACTATCAATTTGGCTCAGCCATGGCAAGCCATTCATAGTGACCTATTAAAGATTGTAGAAGAAAATACAAACCCCTCAGGCATTTTACCAAAGGGGTTATCAATCAAAAAGATACTGTAA
- a CDS encoding DUF6702 family protein codes for MILKNQKNNAKPVGISYRFLLLGCIIVASLGAFKKHAFHTSITEMRHNPKEKSFEISLRVFKDDLESVLTRDNQNKKIVLDKTDKYDALIDKYIQKHFAVLNTRNQRLPYQLLGKEQEGDAMWLYIELPINEAINGIKLQNDVLIDMFDDQTNIVNIFYQNDKKSFIFNQKNRVFTVSF; via the coding sequence ATGATACTAAAAAATCAAAAAAATAATGCAAAACCTGTAGGAATATCTTACAGGTTTTTGCTTTTAGGATGTATAATAGTGGCTTCTTTGGGGGCCTTCAAAAAACATGCCTTTCATACTAGTATTACCGAAATGCGTCATAACCCCAAAGAGAAATCTTTTGAAATTAGCTTACGGGTATTTAAAGATGACCTAGAGTCGGTACTGACACGAGATAACCAGAATAAAAAGATTGTATTGGATAAAACTGACAAATATGATGCTTTGATAGATAAGTATATTCAAAAGCATTTTGCGGTGCTTAATACTCGCAATCAACGATTGCCTTACCAACTACTAGGAAAGGAACAAGAGGGCGATGCGATGTGGCTCTATATTGAATTACCTATCAATGAAGCTATCAATGGTATTAAGCTACAAAATGATGTATTGATCGATATGTTTGACGATCAAACCAATATTGTGAATATCTTTTACCAGAACGATAAAAAGTCTTTTATCTTTAATCAAAAAAATAGGGTATTTACAGTATCTTTTTGA
- the rseP gene encoding RIP metalloprotease RseP: MEGLVKVGQLILGLSILVSLHEFGHYITAKWFKMRVERFYLFFDFLFPIPTVLNFALFKKKIGETEYGLGWFPLGGYVSIAGMIDETQDASKLAAVPEPWEFRGKPAWQRLIVMLGGVIVNVILGILIFFGINYHQGNNYLAKEEINKAGIYAGALGKEVGFRTGDKILKVNGKEYKEYSDITGAVLDDKPTYTVDRNGQIVEVAIPDDFLNKLSDQKSEFIQPLYEFKVAKVTQPAEPSFLDKLLNKQPAQPLPAFTAGMKDGDKILAVNGTPVKYFQLFREELLKYKNKPVALAILRDGKVDTLKMTVTPEGTVGFATEYIIKKSHEDYGLGQAFVVGVHDAFDVVWKNIQGFKKIFSGQVRADKALSGPFEIADMYGSHWDWLNFWSLTGLLSMALAFMNLLPIPALDGGHALFLIFEIVTGRPPSEKFMERAQQVGTIILLGLMVFVLGNGAFKKFF; the protein is encoded by the coding sequence ATGGAAGGACTAGTGAAGGTTGGACAGCTTATTTTAGGGCTGTCAATTTTAGTAAGTTTGCACGAATTTGGGCATTATATCACTGCTAAGTGGTTCAAAATGAGAGTAGAAAGGTTCTACCTGTTTTTCGACTTTCTATTCCCAATTCCCACCGTTTTAAATTTTGCTCTCTTCAAAAAGAAGATTGGAGAAACAGAATATGGCCTTGGTTGGTTTCCGTTGGGGGGGTACGTATCTATTGCTGGTATGATTGATGAAACTCAGGATGCCTCTAAGCTTGCAGCTGTACCTGAGCCTTGGGAATTTAGAGGTAAACCCGCTTGGCAACGCCTTATTGTGATGTTGGGTGGGGTGATTGTCAATGTGATTCTTGGAATACTGATTTTCTTTGGTATCAATTATCACCAAGGAAATAACTATTTGGCCAAAGAAGAAATCAACAAAGCTGGTATTTATGCTGGTGCTTTGGGCAAGGAGGTTGGTTTCCGAACAGGCGATAAAATCCTGAAAGTAAATGGTAAAGAGTATAAGGAATATAGCGACATCACAGGTGCTGTACTCGACGATAAGCCTACTTATACTGTTGATAGAAATGGCCAAATCGTGGAAGTGGCTATTCCTGATGATTTCTTGAATAAGTTATCCGACCAAAAAAGCGAATTTATTCAGCCTTTGTATGAATTTAAGGTAGCTAAGGTTACACAACCTGCTGAACCTTCATTTTTGGATAAACTATTGAATAAACAACCCGCTCAGCCATTGCCTGCTTTTACGGCTGGTATGAAGGATGGCGACAAAATATTGGCTGTAAATGGTACGCCTGTAAAGTATTTCCAGCTTTTTAGAGAAGAACTTCTCAAATACAAAAATAAGCCTGTGGCATTAGCCATTTTGCGTGATGGTAAAGTAGATACCCTTAAAATGACGGTTACTCCAGAAGGTACTGTTGGGTTTGCTACTGAATATATCATCAAAAAATCACACGAGGATTATGGCTTAGGACAGGCTTTTGTGGTGGGGGTTCATGATGCCTTTGATGTAGTGTGGAAAAATATTCAGGGTTTCAAAAAGATTTTTTCTGGACAAGTTCGTGCCGATAAGGCTCTGAGTGGCCCTTTTGAAATTGCTGATATGTATGGCTCTCACTGGGATTGGCTCAATTTCTGGAGCTTGACAGGTTTATTATCAATGGCATTGGCATTTATGAATTTGTTGCCAATACCTGCCCTAGATGGTGGACATGCCTTATTCTTGATTTTTGAAATTGTAACGGGTCGACCGCCATCAGAAAAGTTTATGGAGCGTGCACAACAAGTAGGTACAATTATTTTGTTGGGCTTGATGGTTTTTGTTTTAGGAAACGGAGCTTTCAAAAAGTTTTTCTAG
- a CDS encoding 1-deoxy-D-xylulose-5-phosphate reductoisomerase has translation MQKRNIAILGSTGSIGTQALEVIEANLDIFEVEVLTAQNNADLLITQSIQFKPNCVVIGHEELYNKVFQALDPLGIKVYAGAKALESVVQMEAIDIVLTSMVGYAGLLPTIRAIEAGKHIALANKETLVVAGELITKLALEKGVRIFPVDSEHSAIFQCLVGEFHNPIEKIILTASGGPFRGKKREELAKVTKAQALKHPNWVMGAKITIDSASLMNKGLEVIEAKWLFDLTASQIDVVVHPQSIIHSLVQFEDGSIKAQLGLPDMKLPIQFALGFPNRIKSDFPRFDFINYPNLTFEQPDKETFRNLQLAFDAMARGGNMPCILNAANEIAVAAFLEDKIGFLQMSDLIETCMAKVEFIKSPSLDDYIQTDAETRKFAATLL, from the coding sequence ATGCAAAAAAGAAACATAGCCATTTTAGGCTCGACGGGTTCGATAGGTACACAGGCTTTGGAAGTCATTGAAGCCAATCTTGATATTTTTGAAGTAGAAGTACTTACGGCACAAAACAATGCCGATTTGTTGATTACTCAAAGTATTCAGTTTAAGCCCAATTGTGTAGTGATTGGTCACGAGGAATTGTACAACAAAGTATTTCAGGCTCTCGACCCTTTAGGTATCAAGGTATATGCTGGGGCTAAAGCCTTGGAATCGGTAGTACAAATGGAGGCTATCGATATTGTTCTTACCTCTATGGTAGGCTATGCTGGCTTATTGCCTACTATCAGAGCTATAGAGGCAGGCAAACATATTGCTTTGGCCAATAAAGAAACCCTTGTAGTAGCTGGCGAGCTAATTACAAAACTGGCTTTGGAAAAAGGAGTTCGTATTTTTCCTGTCGATTCCGAGCATTCTGCTATTTTTCAATGCCTCGTTGGCGAGTTCCATAATCCTATCGAAAAAATCATCTTGACTGCTTCTGGAGGGCCTTTCCGTGGCAAAAAAAGAGAAGAATTAGCCAAGGTTACAAAAGCTCAAGCGCTGAAACATCCCAATTGGGTAATGGGGGCAAAAATTACGATAGATTCTGCTAGCTTGATGAACAAAGGCTTGGAAGTGATTGAAGCTAAATGGCTTTTTGACCTTACTGCCTCACAAATCGACGTAGTTGTGCATCCACAGTCTATTATTCACTCGTTGGTTCAGTTTGAGGATGGTTCTATCAAAGCTCAATTAGGCTTGCCCGATATGAAGCTTCCTATTCAGTTTGCATTGGGTTTTCCGAATAGAATAAAATCCGACTTTCCTCGTTTTGACTTCATAAATTACCCAAATCTCACATTTGAGCAACCTGATAAAGAAACATTTCGTAACTTGCAATTAGCATTCGATGCTATGGCTCGGGGCGGTAATATGCCTTGTATCTTGAATGCTGCCAACGAAATAGCTGTTGCGGCTTTTTTAGAAGATAAAATAGGTTTTTTACAGATGTCAGATTTAATTGAAACTTGTATGGCAAAAGTAGAGTTTATCAAGAGTCCGTCGCTCGATGATTATATTCAAACAGATGCTGAAACCAGAAAATTTGCAGCCACATTACTTTAA
- a CDS encoding rhomboid family intramembrane serine protease — MTELSLTVILIAITVGISLFAFRNYDFLGKLIMNPYQITRNKEYWRFLTSGFIHADYGHLFFNMFTLYSFGQFMEYVFQQTSGEMGQIYFLILYLGGIIVSDMPTYFKNKNNYHYNSLGASGGVSSVLFAAILFGPTQTLQIYAILPVPAVLFAVLYTWYSIYMSRRNMDNVNHSAHLYGALYGVIFTTLVYPKVWSIFISQILLWIQSF, encoded by the coding sequence ATGACAGAATTATCGCTTACCGTTATTCTAATAGCCATAACCGTTGGTATTAGTCTTTTTGCTTTTAGAAACTACGATTTCTTGGGCAAATTAATTATGAATCCTTATCAGATTACCCGCAACAAAGAATATTGGCGATTTTTGACCTCAGGCTTTATTCATGCCGACTACGGGCATTTGTTTTTTAATATGTTTACCTTGTATTCTTTTGGGCAGTTTATGGAATATGTTTTTCAGCAAACTTCTGGAGAAATGGGGCAAATTTATTTCTTGATTTTGTATTTGGGGGGTATTATCGTTTCGGATATGCCAACATACTTCAAAAATAAAAACAACTATCACTATAATTCGTTAGGGGCTTCGGGCGGGGTGTCGAGTGTACTGTTTGCGGCTATATTGTTTGGGCCCACCCAAACGCTTCAAATTTATGCTATTTTGCCTGTGCCTGCGGTATTGTTTGCGGTATTGTACACATGGTATTCGATTTATATGTCTCGTCGTAATATGGACAATGTCAATCATTCAGCTCACTTATATGGGGCATTGTATGGTGTGATATTTACAACATTAGTATACCCAAAGGTTTGGTCGATTTTTATCTCTCAAATTTTACTTTGGATTCAATCATTCTGA